The Pelmatolapia mariae isolate MD_Pm_ZW linkage group LG10_11, Pm_UMD_F_2, whole genome shotgun sequence genome includes a region encoding these proteins:
- the LOC134637050 gene encoding reticulon-4 receptor-like 1, giving the protein MFRPGYGGVELLLVLWGLDLSSPCPRHCICYTSPSTVSCQAHNFHAVPEGIPAQSERVFLQNNKIQRLLRGHFSPTTTMLWLYSNNISYIQPSTFHGFDRLEELDLGDNRHLKAIASDTFLGLGRLHALHLYHCGLITLPPGIFSGLHNLQYLYLQDNQLEFLEDDLFIDLLNLSHLFLHGNRLWSLRQNTFRGLGVLDRLLLHQNRIQWVDRQAFHDLRRLTTLYLFNNSLTELSGATLTLLPALEYLRLNDNAWECDCKALSLWDWLRRFRGSTSSLMCVSPPELAGRDLKTLKKEELPSCISGESHAHGAPGREIEHGESLNHLNRHRNHHNHHQRPYLPHGDQYSLPSPSPLPRPPKGGRRNCTRRGRKAKGGLNEVQVLQEGGEKDYTPDGDKYDLSATTRRKNKCIPRTSVGPPIGVQRANNKAGSHHAGLVSCLSSALLLSFYFVILR; this is encoded by the exons GTTACGGTGGGGTGGAGCTACTGTTGGTGTTGTGGGGCCTGGATCTCTCTTCACCCTGCCCTCGACACTGTATCTGCTACACTTCACCTAGCACTGTCTCCTGCCAGGCCCACAACTTCCATGCTGTGCCTGAGGGCATCCCCGCTCAGAGCGAGCGCGTTTTCTTGCAAAACAACAAGATCCAGCGGCTACTTCGAGGGCATTTCTCGCCCACTACCACTATGCTGTGGCTTTACTCCAACAACATCTCCTATATACAACCATCCACCTTCCATGGCTTTGACCGCCTAGAGGAGCTTGATCTTGGGGACAACCGGCACCTGAAGGCCATTGCCTCGGACACCTTCCTGGGCCTTGGTCGGCTACATGCCCTTCATCTATACCACTGTGGCCTGATCACCCTCCCTCCTGGGATCTTTTCAGGCTTACATAATCTCCAGTATCTCTATCTACAG GATAACCAGTTAGAATTCCTAGAGGATGATTTGTTCATCGACCTTCTGAACCTCAGTCATCTCTTCCTACATGGCAATCGTCTATGGAGTCTTCGCCAGAACACTTTTCGAGGTCTAGGAGTCTTAGACCGGCTCCTTCTCCACCAGAATCGAATCCAGTGGGTTGATCGTCAGGCCTTCCATGACCTTCGGCGTCTCACTACTTTGTACCTGTTTAATAACTCCCTCACTGAGCTGTCTGGTGCCACCCTGACTCTTCTGCCGGCCCTGGAGTACCTGCGACTCAACGACAACGCCTGGGAGTGTGACTGCAAGGCCCTGTCACTTTGGGATTGGCTGCGGAGGTTCAGAGGCTCCACCTCCTCTCTGATGTGTGTTTCGCCGCCTGAGCTGGCGGGGAGGGACCTGAAAACGCTCAAGAAAGAGGAGCTGCCCAGTTGCATATCAGGCGAGAGTCATGCGCATGGCGCCCCAGGTAGAGAGATTGAGCACGGGGAGTCTTTAAACCACCTGAATCGTCACAGAAACCATCACAACCACCATCAGCGGCCATACTTGCCCCACGGGGACCAGTACAGCTTGCCTTCACCCTCACCCCTACCACGGCCACCTAAAGGAGGTCGCCGAAACTGTACTCGCCGTGGCCGCAAGGCAAAAGGGGGGCTCAATGAGGTGCAGGTACTTCAGGAGGGGGGTGAAAAAGACTACACTCCAGATGGTGATAAATATGACCTGTCTGCCACAACAAGGAGGAAGAACAAGTGCATCCCCAGAACTTCCGTTGGCCCACCAATTGGGGTCCAGAGAGCTAATAACAAAGCAGGGTCACATCATGCAGGTTTAGTTTCGTGTTTGTCATCAGCTCTGCTGCTGTCATTCTACTTTGTGATCCTACGTTGA